In Paenibacillus sonchi, a single genomic region encodes these proteins:
- a CDS encoding Ger(x)C family spore germination protein, which translates to MRATPRLLPLLLCIVMLPCLSGCWNYTEVDDISIVAGVAIDKDGANEKIQLTAEMVDIQGGLDQNQAGFKMLSLTGSTIFDIVRNMISITGRKLFWSHAKAIIFSEKVAREGLIRTVDWYSRDTETRSDVFIFVSGEPTAREILNLNSTTKAIMSFELAQMMRDEKFTSSAPTVEIWDFIDKLETMGNHAVAPLIYIHEQNGQKNERVNGCAIFSKDKMVGKLNGEETKNMLFAKDGIKGGVLGVNDKNGVPTYSLEILSSRTKVKPRVVNGKLLLQVRTVTHTGLDEVMTSESFSGNETISAIEERAGEALEQEILAVIRKMQREYHADIFGYGEIIHEHQPEMWVKVRDHWDDEFAKLDITVDSKVIIESSAKTSRSIKLGD; encoded by the coding sequence ATGAGAGCAACCCCGAGGCTGCTGCCGCTGCTGCTCTGCATAGTCATGCTTCCGTGCCTCAGCGGCTGCTGGAACTATACCGAAGTCGATGATATATCCATCGTGGCCGGGGTGGCCATCGACAAGGATGGCGCCAATGAGAAGATTCAGCTTACTGCGGAGATGGTAGATATCCAAGGGGGGCTTGACCAAAATCAGGCGGGCTTCAAAATGCTCAGTCTTACGGGAAGCACGATCTTTGACATTGTCCGCAATATGATATCCATAACCGGGAGAAAGCTGTTCTGGAGCCATGCCAAAGCCATCATTTTCAGCGAGAAAGTCGCCCGCGAGGGATTGATCAGGACAGTTGACTGGTACAGCAGAGATACGGAAACAAGGTCTGATGTTTTCATCTTTGTGTCGGGTGAGCCGACCGCACGGGAGATTCTGAACCTGAACAGCACCACAAAAGCCATTATGTCGTTTGAACTGGCGCAGATGATGCGGGACGAGAAGTTTACCAGCAGTGCGCCGACCGTGGAAATATGGGATTTCATCGATAAGCTGGAGACTATGGGGAATCATGCTGTGGCACCACTCATCTATATTCATGAGCAGAACGGGCAGAAGAATGAACGCGTTAACGGCTGTGCGATTTTTTCAAAAGACAAAATGGTAGGCAAACTGAACGGCGAAGAAACCAAAAATATGCTTTTTGCCAAAGACGGCATTAAGGGAGGCGTACTGGGGGTGAACGACAAGAACGGGGTTCCGACATACTCACTGGAGATTCTATCAAGCAGAACCAAGGTGAAACCCAGGGTGGTGAACGGCAAGCTGCTGCTGCAGGTCAGAACAGTTACACATACCGGTCTGGATGAGGTGATGACTTCGGAAAGCTTCTCGGGCAACGAGACCATCAGTGCCATTGAAGAGCGTGCGGGCGAAGCCCTGGAGCAGGAGATTCTGGCTGTCATCCGGAAGATGCAGCGGGAGTACCATGCCGATATTTTTGGATACGGGGAAATCATCCATGAGCATCAGCCGGAGATGTGGGTCAAGGTCCGTGACCATTGGGATGATGAATTCGCAAAACTGGATATCACGGTGGACTCGAAGGTAATTATTGAGAGCAGTGCCAAAACCTCACGCTCCATTAAGCTGGGGGATTAA
- a CDS encoding endospore germination permease, translated as MSKEIIPAGQAISISVLFIIGTSLFMGSSGQSGNSSWIALIFATALAVPLMLIYARLHRLFPGKDLYDMLILVFGAVAGRVLSCLYIWYAMHLGSLVLRNFGEFSKTVALTSTPMLAPMLVIGLLCVWVVKGGMEVLGRSAKFLLLFTVMVIAVIELLSIPKYQFHHLLPVLDSGWKLVLSDTMGSFTFPFAEIVVFLGAFNVLPKKGSAAKILVSSTMIAGVIILIVTLRNLLVLGPDILSSLYFPSYVAVSRINIGDFLTRIEGSSAIIFVTALFIKVSLCLYAASNGVAKVFKLDSYRSVVLQMGLIMVYLAVFIYKDIMQMQYFAYHIYKIYALPFQVAIPVILWVTAEILAWRRSGKKTAAQQ; from the coding sequence ATGAGCAAGGAAATTATACCGGCAGGCCAGGCTATAAGCATATCGGTCCTTTTTATTATCGGCACTTCCCTTTTTATGGGGTCTTCGGGGCAGTCCGGCAACAGCAGCTGGATTGCCTTGATATTTGCCACAGCACTGGCGGTTCCGCTCATGTTAATCTATGCCCGGCTGCATAGGCTTTTTCCGGGCAAGGATCTGTACGATATGCTGATTCTGGTGTTCGGGGCAGTGGCTGGACGGGTGCTCTCCTGCCTGTATATCTGGTATGCTATGCACTTGGGCTCGCTGGTGCTGCGGAATTTCGGAGAGTTCAGTAAGACGGTTGCCCTGACATCCACACCGATGCTGGCCCCGATGCTGGTCATCGGCCTGCTGTGTGTGTGGGTGGTGAAGGGGGGAATGGAGGTGCTGGGGAGAAGCGCCAAATTCCTTTTGCTGTTTACTGTAATGGTGATTGCAGTAATAGAGCTTCTCTCTATCCCCAAATATCAATTCCATCACCTTTTACCGGTTTTAGACAGCGGGTGGAAGCTTGTGTTGTCAGATACGATGGGTTCCTTCACCTTTCCTTTTGCAGAGATTGTGGTTTTTCTGGGTGCCTTTAATGTGCTGCCCAAAAAGGGATCGGCGGCAAAAATTCTGGTAAGCAGCACCATGATTGCCGGCGTCATTATCCTTATAGTCACTTTGCGCAATCTGCTGGTATTAGGACCGGATATCCTGTCAAGCTTATATTTCCCTTCCTATGTGGCGGTCAGCAGAATCAACATTGGCGATTTCCTGACACGAATCGAAGGCTCATCGGCGATTATATTTGTAACGGCGCTTTTTATAAAAGTAAGCCTATGTCTGTATGCGGCCAGCAATGGGGTGGCAAAAGTATTCAAGCTGGACAGCTACCGCTCCGTTGTACTGCAGATGGGTCTGATTATGGTCTATTTGGCGGTTTTTATCTATAAGGACATTATGCAAATGCAGTATTTTGCCTACCACATCTACAAGATTTACGCTCTTCCGTTTCAGGTGGCCATTCCTGTGATCCTGTGGGTTACAGCGGAAATTCTGGCCTGGAGGAGAAGCGGCAAAAAGACGGCAGCGCAGCAATAG
- a CDS encoding alpha/beta hydrolase, translating to MSVSSIVMSSHWGREVRHKYITQESKALAVVFPGKNYSAERSLLDYAAKLAREYGCDILLLEYGYQSARAELKRDEIEIIAEECKAAISSLPEYEQLLFISKSMGAVIAGRVAAELNLSQKTSHLYLTPVADSLPLLRQSRGSIIYGGSDPTFTEQHAAGLNGQKNLRVYRIDDANNALEVGSVNESLAVLLVIINFYHEFFRDALTG from the coding sequence GTGAGTGTATCAAGCATCGTCATGTCCTCACATTGGGGCAGGGAAGTCAGACATAAGTATATTACACAGGAGTCCAAGGCGCTCGCCGTAGTATTTCCGGGTAAGAACTACTCGGCTGAACGTTCGCTGCTGGATTATGCGGCCAAGCTGGCCCGGGAATACGGCTGCGATATCCTGCTGCTGGAATACGGCTATCAGAGCGCGCGGGCTGAGCTCAAACGTGACGAAATCGAAATTATAGCAGAGGAATGCAAAGCGGCCATCAGCTCGCTTCCGGAGTATGAGCAGCTGCTCTTCATCAGCAAAAGCATGGGAGCTGTCATTGCCGGCAGAGTGGCGGCAGAGCTGAATCTCAGCCAGAAGACCTCACATTTGTATCTGACGCCGGTTGCGGATTCACTCCCGCTGCTGCGGCAGAGCCGGGGCAGCATCATCTACGGTGGCAGCGACCCGACCTTCACCGAACAGCATGCCGCCGGGCTTAACGGACAAAAGAATCTGCGGGTGTACCGGATCGATGACGCCAATAACGCCCTCGAAGTGGGCAGTGTCAATGAGTCGCTGGCGGTGCTGCTGGTCATTATTAATTTTTATCACGAGTTTTTCCGGGATGCACTTACAGGCTGA
- a CDS encoding antibiotic biosynthesis monooxygenase family protein yields MILEAAMLQIKPGLTSQFEQSFKAASVLISSIEGYLGHELQHCLEDDHKYLLLVKWRNLEDHTIGFRESSQYQEWKAMLHHYYSPFPVVEHFTPINLA; encoded by the coding sequence ATGATATTGGAAGCAGCCATGCTGCAGATCAAGCCGGGACTCACCAGCCAATTTGAGCAGAGCTTCAAGGCAGCATCCGTGCTGATTTCTTCCATAGAAGGATATTTGGGCCATGAGCTGCAGCATTGTCTGGAGGACGATCATAAATACCTGCTGCTTGTAAAGTGGCGCAATCTTGAGGATCATACCATTGGATTCAGGGAATCCAGCCAATATCAGGAGTGGAAAGCGATGCTGCATCATTACTACAGCCCTTTCCCGGTAGTGGAGCATTTCACGCCCATCAATCTGGCGTAG
- a CDS encoding phosphotransferase family protein, with product MTGKRIGEGRTAEVREYGTGKILKLYRADIPAEYVEHEYEVSKYVHKQGIQTPQPIELVTLEERKGIIFQQIHGGSMLRLIGEKPWRLGGYARQLASLHHDLHKLQGPEAFGKQKESLRSSIIAAPMLTMEEKTPVLEKLKQLPEGDRLLHGDFHPDNVLIDGQAWTIDWMTGMSGNPAGDAARSVMMFSMGALPPGASLATRLVTGFIRQRLTKGYIREYLRLSGLSYAEVNAWVLPVASARLTEGIPLAEKEQLVREIRRRLRSK from the coding sequence ATGACGGGGAAGCGGATTGGGGAAGGAAGGACAGCGGAGGTTCGGGAATATGGGACAGGGAAGATTCTGAAGCTCTATCGCGCGGATATTCCTGCGGAGTATGTGGAACACGAATATGAGGTCAGTAAATATGTCCACAAGCAAGGCATTCAGACGCCTCAGCCTATTGAACTGGTTACGCTTGAGGAACGCAAGGGGATAATATTTCAGCAAATTCACGGCGGCTCCATGCTGCGGCTGATTGGCGAGAAGCCGTGGAGACTGGGCGGATATGCCCGGCAGCTTGCTTCGCTCCATCACGATCTGCATAAGCTCCAGGGGCCGGAAGCCTTTGGCAAGCAGAAGGAGAGCCTGAGAAGCAGCATCATTGCCGCCCCTATGCTCACGATGGAGGAAAAAACACCCGTTCTGGAAAAGCTGAAGCAGCTGCCGGAGGGCGACCGGCTCCTGCATGGGGATTTTCACCCAGACAATGTGCTGATAGACGGGCAGGCATGGACCATCGACTGGATGACCGGGATGAGCGGCAACCCGGCCGGGGATGCGGCAAGGTCTGTAATGATGTTCAGCATGGGAGCTTTGCCGCCCGGAGCCTCTTTAGCGACCAGGCTCGTTACGGGTTTTATCAGGCAGCGGCTCACGAAGGGGTACATTCGGGAATATCTCAGGCTGTCGGGTCTTTCATATGCTGAGGTAAATGCCTGGGTGCTGCCGGTAGCCTCCGCCCGGCTTACGGAAGGGATTCCGCTTGCGGAGAAAGAACAGCTGGTCCGCGAAATCCGCAGACGTCTAAGGTCCAAATAA
- a CDS encoding DUF1697 domain-containing protein: MNTYIALLRGINVGGNKIIKMQALKAMFESLGYSRVRTYIQSGNVVFESNRAQAAELEAVISAAIKETFGFDVTVLIRTLEELEAAIAGNPFEPPAEEGYKRLYISFLAEAPSKEVLEKLRPYEEGADKLHVAGKEMYTLYEVSASQSPLFKVQLDKLLGTSITARNWNTVNKLAAMGREQ, from the coding sequence ATGAATACATATATTGCGCTGCTGCGCGGCATCAACGTGGGCGGTAACAAAATCATTAAGATGCAGGCTCTGAAGGCCATGTTCGAGTCGCTGGGATATAGCCGGGTGCGCACCTACATCCAGTCCGGAAATGTGGTGTTTGAGAGTAATAGAGCCCAGGCCGCTGAGCTTGAGGCTGTGATTAGCGCGGCAATCAAGGAGACATTCGGATTTGATGTCACCGTGTTAATCCGCACGCTGGAGGAACTTGAGGCGGCGATTGCGGGCAATCCGTTTGAGCCGCCTGCGGAAGAGGGTTATAAACGCCTGTATATTTCGTTCCTCGCTGAGGCTCCATCAAAAGAGGTGCTGGAGAAGCTGCGCCCCTATGAGGAGGGGGCGGACAAGCTACATGTTGCGGGTAAAGAGATGTACACGCTGTATGAAGTGAGCGCAAGCCAGTCTCCATTATTCAAGGTACAGCTGGACAAGCTCCTGGGAACCTCCATTACCGCACGCAATTGGAACACGGTGAATAAGCTGGCGGCAATGGGACGGGAGCAGTAG
- a CDS encoding ArnT family glycosyltransferase, translated as MKWVKKLGSDVILLGVLLLAAFLYGYGIWNDQYANTYYTTAVGSMLQSFHNFFFASLDSAGSVTVDKPPITFWIQTLSALIFGLHGWSVILPQVIGGMGSVLLVYLLVKPTFGRAAARLAALAMAVTPVAAAVSRTNNIDAMLVFTLLLAAWFLFKGTKRNTTGSLLAAFALIGVGFNEKMLQAYMVLPAFYLFYILAAKVNWKKKTGVLAACTAVLLVVSLSWAVIVDSIPASKRPYMGSSGTNSVLNLAFGYNGVARLTGDRSTGGSGGGGFPGGGGGGGMIGGGEMPFWNGGEMPAMNGTGGQDGRGGAGTMNGIDGQAEGQLSGGAGNEQADGGPDGHGQASGGGGMQGQMPGGRADGEGGQGGDRQFNFGQGGRGGMNGGGMFNTGTAGPLRLFQSALSGQASWLLPFLLFGCIGIFASLRRRNFTQEHKEAIFWLAWLVPVMGFFSIAGFFHQYYLIMMAPPIAALAGSGWLRLWTYYKERAVWLSWLLPVATLATAVFQWYIIHPYDSTIGSGWSIGVLAGGIAVTVLLLALRIFKRQRQRFVHASAVLGLLILLAGPLYWALTPITYGSNSMTPAAGPDSRSGFGGMGGGGRNGTTGVNEKLLAYLKEHNTGEKYLFAAMDYGTAGPYIIDNNESVVILNGFNNSDVPYTTETLKALVASGKVKYFLVTTGGMGGGGGRGGNSEITNWITENGTAVPAEEWQSTVTGGNEGTLYEVTVQ; from the coding sequence ATGAAATGGGTAAAAAAGCTGGGTTCCGATGTCATACTGCTGGGCGTACTGCTGCTTGCAGCCTTTCTGTATGGCTATGGAATCTGGAATGATCAATACGCAAATACCTACTATACGACTGCGGTGGGAAGTATGCTCCAGAGCTTCCATAACTTCTTCTTCGCCTCACTGGACTCGGCGGGTTCGGTAACGGTCGATAAGCCGCCGATTACCTTCTGGATTCAGACGCTCAGCGCGCTGATCTTCGGACTGCATGGCTGGAGCGTGATCCTGCCCCAGGTGATTGGCGGCATGGGTTCGGTGCTGCTCGTATACCTGCTGGTGAAGCCGACCTTTGGCCGCGCGGCAGCGCGTCTCGCAGCCTTGGCAATGGCGGTCACACCTGTGGCTGCCGCTGTGAGCAGAACGAACAATATCGATGCTATGCTGGTGTTCACGCTATTGCTGGCGGCATGGTTCCTCTTCAAGGGGACGAAGCGAAACACAACGGGCAGCCTTCTCGCTGCATTTGCTTTAATCGGCGTTGGCTTCAACGAGAAGATGCTGCAGGCATATATGGTACTTCCGGCATTTTATCTCTTTTATATACTGGCAGCCAAAGTGAACTGGAAGAAAAAAACCGGTGTGCTTGCTGCTTGCACCGCAGTACTGCTGGTAGTTTCGCTGTCCTGGGCGGTTATCGTGGATTCGATCCCGGCCAGCAAACGGCCTTACATGGGCAGCAGCGGCACCAACTCTGTGCTCAATCTGGCTTTTGGCTACAACGGGGTAGCGCGCTTGACCGGCGACCGCAGCACGGGAGGCAGCGGTGGAGGCGGCTTCCCTGGCGGCGGCGGAGGCGGCGGAATGATCGGCGGAGGCGAAATGCCGTTCTGGAATGGCGGGGAAATGCCGGCCATGAACGGAACAGGCGGTCAAGACGGCCGAGGCGGCGCGGGAACAATGAACGGAATAGACGGTCAGGCCGAAGGGCAGCTGTCGGGAGGCGCTGGAAACGAACAGGCAGACGGAGGCCCGGATGGCCACGGCCAGGCTTCAGGTGGCGGCGGGATGCAGGGGCAGATGCCGGGCGGCAGAGCGGACGGTGAAGGCGGGCAGGGCGGAGACCGCCAATTCAACTTCGGCCAGGGCGGCCGGGGCGGGATGAACGGCGGCGGAATGTTCAATACAGGCACAGCCGGTCCGCTGCGCTTGTTCCAATCGGCGCTGTCCGGTCAGGCCAGTTGGCTGCTGCCCTTCCTGCTGTTTGGCTGCATCGGGATTTTTGCCAGCCTGCGCAGACGGAATTTTACCCAAGAGCATAAAGAAGCGATATTCTGGCTGGCCTGGCTGGTACCTGTTATGGGATTCTTCAGCATCGCCGGGTTCTTCCATCAGTACTACCTGATTATGATGGCTCCGCCGATCGCGGCACTGGCCGGCTCCGGCTGGCTCCGGCTCTGGACTTATTATAAGGAACGTGCAGTCTGGCTGTCCTGGCTGCTTCCGGTGGCCACGCTTGCTACAGCGGTCTTCCAGTGGTACATCATTCATCCTTATGACAGTACCATTGGCAGCGGCTGGTCCATAGGTGTCCTGGCTGGAGGGATTGCAGTTACTGTGCTGCTGCTGGCGCTGCGGATATTCAAAAGGCAGCGGCAGCGGTTCGTACATGCCTCCGCTGTACTTGGACTATTGATACTGCTGGCCGGACCGCTGTACTGGGCGCTTACGCCAATTACCTACGGCTCGAACAGCATGACACCAGCGGCAGGTCCGGACAGCAGAAGCGGCTTTGGCGGCATGGGCGGGGGCGGCAGAAACGGCACCACGGGTGTCAACGAGAAGCTGCTGGCCTATCTGAAGGAGCATAATACCGGCGAGAAATATTTGTTCGCTGCCATGGATTACGGAACGGCAGGCCCTTATATTATTGACAACAATGAGTCGGTCGTGATTCTGAACGGATTCAACAACTCGGACGTGCCCTATACCACTGAAACGCTGAAGGCCCTCGTGGCGAGCGGCAAAGTGAAATACTTCCTCGTGACTACCGGCGGCATGGGCGGTGGCGGCGGACGCGGAGGCAATTCTGAAATTACCAACTGGATTACCGAGAATGGGACAGCAGTTCCGGCTGAAGAATGGCAGAGCACAGTGACAGGCGGCAACGAAGGAACCTTGTATGAGGTGACTGTTCAGTAA
- a CDS encoding glycosyltransferase family 2 protein — MSTHVRYSVIIPMYNEEAVIQETYRRIKKVMGATGEAYELLFVNDGSTDNCAQMIEEYTYWDESVKLIDLSRNFGHQIAITAGMDYSLGDAVVIIDADLQDPPELILDMIREWKNGYEVVYAKRIKRNGESLFKKWTASLFYRVLRYSTDISIPVDTGDFRLIDRKVCEELKRLPEKNRFVRGLVSWVGFRQKAIEYERDERLAGETKYPLKRMIKLSLDGITSFSYKPLKLAGYLGGLLSGAGFLYLMYVLYLALFTDAAVKGWASMIGITLTFNGFVLVMLGILGEYVGRIYDETKGRPLYIVQELYSGRKQQSAAEQRAAQLNKS; from the coding sequence ATGAGTACACACGTGCGCTATTCCGTAATTATACCGATGTATAACGAAGAGGCTGTGATTCAGGAGACGTACCGGCGGATCAAAAAAGTGATGGGGGCGACGGGAGAGGCTTATGAGCTGCTCTTCGTCAATGACGGGAGTACGGACAACTGTGCGCAGATGATTGAGGAGTACACCTACTGGGATGAGAGTGTGAAGCTGATTGATCTGTCCCGCAACTTCGGCCATCAGATTGCCATAACCGCCGGTATGGATTATTCGCTGGGGGATGCGGTGGTCATCATCGATGCCGATCTGCAGGACCCGCCGGAACTGATTCTGGATATGATCCGGGAGTGGAAAAACGGCTATGAGGTGGTGTACGCCAAACGGATCAAGCGGAACGGCGAATCCCTCTTCAAAAAGTGGACAGCAAGCCTCTTCTACCGGGTGCTGCGTTATTCCACGGACATTTCGATTCCGGTAGATACCGGTGATTTCCGTCTCATTGACCGCAAGGTGTGTGAGGAACTGAAACGGCTCCCGGAGAAAAACCGTTTTGTGCGCGGGCTGGTCAGCTGGGTCGGCTTCCGCCAGAAGGCTATCGAATATGAACGTGATGAACGGCTCGCCGGGGAGACGAAATATCCCTTGAAGCGCATGATCAAGCTGTCGCTGGATGGAATCACTTCCTTTTCCTATAAGCCGCTGAAGCTGGCGGGCTATCTGGGAGGGCTCCTCTCGGGAGCCGGATTTTTGTACCTTATGTACGTGCTGTATCTGGCGCTGTTTACGGACGCAGCCGTTAAGGGCTGGGCCTCGATGATCGGCATTACTCTAACGTTCAACGGATTTGTGCTGGTTATGCTGGGCATCCTGGGCGAGTATGTCGGCCGGATCTATGATGAGACGAAAGGGCGTCCGCTCTACATTGTCCAGGAATTGTACAGCGGCAGGAAGCAGCAAAGTGCAGCCGAGCAGAGAGCCGCGCAGCTTAATAAATCATAA
- the galU gene encoding UTP--glucose-1-phosphate uridylyltransferase GalU, producing the protein MKIRKAVIPAAGLGTRFLPATKAQPKEMLPIVDKPAIQYIVEEAVRSGIESIIIVTGRNKKSIEDHFDKSVELEQTLLEKKKHDLLREVQAISGLASIHYIRQKEPLGLGHAISCAEQFTGSEPFAVLLGDDIMVSEPPALLQMMKLYEQSEQTIVGVQPVPRSEVSKYGIIASGGAVKGVHVVSGLVEKPSPQAAPSTNAVMGRYILKPSIFSMLSKLERGAGGEYQLTDALHEVCRNEGLLALDLQGKRYDIGDKFGYIQATLEMGLEREELRPQLVPYLRGLLGSLEDGTESLCVPQTQSGLSL; encoded by the coding sequence GTGAAAATCAGAAAAGCCGTGATTCCCGCCGCAGGCCTCGGCACGCGTTTCCTGCCGGCCACCAAAGCCCAGCCGAAGGAAATGCTGCCGATAGTAGACAAGCCGGCGATACAATATATTGTGGAGGAAGCGGTGCGCTCCGGCATCGAGAGCATCATTATCGTGACCGGCCGCAACAAGAAGTCGATTGAGGATCATTTTGACAAGTCGGTAGAGCTGGAGCAGACCCTGCTGGAAAAAAAGAAACACGACTTGCTCCGTGAAGTGCAGGCCATCAGCGGACTGGCCAGCATCCATTATATCCGGCAAAAGGAGCCGCTTGGCCTGGGACATGCAATTTCCTGCGCGGAGCAGTTTACCGGCAGCGAGCCGTTCGCGGTACTGCTTGGTGATGACATCATGGTCTCCGAGCCGCCAGCGCTCCTGCAGATGATGAAGCTGTACGAGCAGTCCGAGCAGACGATAGTTGGTGTGCAGCCGGTACCAAGGTCCGAGGTGAGCAAGTATGGAATCATTGCCTCCGGCGGCGCGGTGAAGGGCGTACATGTGGTGAGCGGGCTGGTGGAAAAGCCTTCGCCGCAGGCTGCGCCTTCGACGAATGCCGTCATGGGACGCTATATCCTGAAGCCTTCTATCTTCTCTATGCTCAGCAAGCTGGAGCGCGGAGCCGGCGGAGAATATCAGCTGACGGATGCGCTGCATGAGGTATGCCGGAATGAGGGGCTGCTGGCCCTTGATCTGCAGGGCAAACGCTATGATATCGGCGATAAATTCGGCTATATTCAGGCTACGCTGGAGATGGGCCTGGAGCGTGAAGAGCTGCGCCCGCAGCTCGTGCCATATCTGAGGGGGCTGCTTGGCAGCTTGGAAGACGGAACAGAATCCTTGTGTGTACCGCAGACTCAATCTGGATTGAGCTTGTAA
- a CDS encoding FAD-dependent oxidoreductase, with amino-acid sequence MYEIAIIGAGPAGASAALFAAKAGKKTLLIDNDKGMTRRGWYENYYGIAEIGGPELVETGHKQAVKFGAELVADQAVNLTAKGEGFVIESESGAAYEAKHVILATGVLTDLAAKAGVETKDGTEPRIKTVVAVNAEGKTNIAGIWAAGTVAGVSVHAIITAGDGAKVAINIISELNGARYVDHDLLKA; translated from the coding sequence ATGTATGAAATCGCCATCATTGGAGCCGGTCCTGCCGGTGCAAGCGCAGCCCTGTTCGCCGCCAAGGCGGGCAAAAAAACACTGCTGATCGACAACGACAAAGGCATGACGCGCAGAGGCTGGTACGAGAACTACTATGGGATTGCCGAAATCGGCGGACCGGAGCTTGTGGAAACCGGCCATAAACAGGCCGTTAAGTTCGGAGCGGAACTAGTGGCTGACCAAGCAGTGAATCTTACTGCAAAGGGCGAAGGCTTCGTGATCGAGAGCGAGAGCGGAGCTGCTTATGAAGCTAAGCATGTGATTCTGGCAACGGGTGTGCTGACCGATCTGGCCGCCAAAGCCGGTGTGGAAACGAAGGACGGCACAGAGCCAAGAATCAAGACGGTTGTAGCCGTAAATGCGGAAGGCAAAACCAACATCGCAGGCATCTGGGCAGCAGGAACGGTGGCTGGGGTAAGCGTACATGCGATTATCACTGCCGGAGACGGCGCAAAGGTTGCCATTAATATTATCAGTGAACTGAACGGTGCAAGATACGTGGATCATGACCTGTTGAAGGCTTAG
- a CDS encoding sensor histidine kinase, with protein MDASGMNSGEAGSPDTGSPGNPPPGNLRNTGRRPLLLDAHTTIAVYSADRGFKDFQEETLSDSPAPRLTDAEYNDLLQHTTDKANGGYRLMAAPDGSEHLAVFMNLGKPQEARMLLQMSVSTGPLKDVIMQQLLIFAALSVVALLAGLLLYLPALRKTLVPLSNMGEAAEIIDAGNLSERFPVHQGQTEIDKLSRSFNGMLERLEISFHNEREAKEQMRRFAADASHELRTPLTSIHGFLEVLLRGAADNREQLMGALTSMHGESKRINKLVEDLLLLARMDGAPQLNIKGMMLGEIIAEMQPQLLMLAGDRRVTFDIPPGIRGMYDPDKLKQVILNLFHNAVQHTDADKGTIHISLTARGTEAELAVRDNGSGIAAEHIPHVFERFYRSDSSRTRKYGGSGLGLSITKSIVDAHHGGIRVESRPGEGTTFRVTLPRSVE; from the coding sequence ATGGATGCATCCGGGATGAACAGCGGGGAGGCCGGCAGCCCGGATACGGGAAGCCCCGGAAATCCGCCCCCCGGCAATTTGCGGAACACCGGAAGAAGGCCCCTTTTGCTGGATGCCCATACGACTATAGCTGTATACAGCGCGGACAGGGGGTTTAAGGATTTCCAGGAAGAGACGCTGTCTGATTCTCCTGCTCCAAGATTAACCGATGCCGAATACAATGATCTGCTGCAGCACACCACGGACAAGGCGAATGGCGGCTACCGGCTCATGGCGGCACCGGACGGCAGCGAGCATCTGGCCGTATTCATGAATCTCGGCAAGCCGCAGGAGGCCAGAATGCTGCTGCAGATGAGTGTAAGCACGGGACCGCTGAAGGATGTGATCATGCAGCAGCTGCTGATTTTTGCAGCGCTGTCGGTTGTGGCCTTGCTGGCCGGACTGCTGCTGTATCTGCCTGCGCTGCGCAAAACGCTGGTTCCCCTCTCCAACATGGGGGAAGCTGCGGAGATCATCGATGCAGGCAATCTCAGCGAGCGGTTCCCCGTACACCAGGGGCAGACGGAGATCGACAAGCTGTCCCGCTCCTTTAATGGAATGCTGGAGCGGCTGGAGATTTCTTTTCATAATGAACGTGAAGCCAAGGAGCAAATGCGCCGTTTTGCAGCGGATGCCTCCCATGAGCTCAGGACTCCGCTGACCTCGATTCACGGCTTCCTGGAAGTGCTGCTGCGCGGAGCCGCTGATAACAGGGAGCAGCTAATGGGCGCCTTGACCAGCATGCACGGGGAATCCAAACGGATCAACAAGCTGGTAGAGGATCTGCTCCTTCTGGCACGCATGGATGGAGCGCCGCAGCTGAATATCAAAGGCATGATGCTGGGAGAGATCATCGCCGAAATGCAGCCGCAGCTGCTCATGCTTGCCGGAGACCGCAGGGTAACCTTCGATATCCCGCCCGGCATCCGGGGGATGTATGATCCCGACAAGCTAAAGCAGGTGATTCTTAATCTATTCCATAATGCGGTACAACATACCGATGCTGACAAGGGAACTATTCATATCAGCCTGACTGCCCGGGGCACGGAAGCTGAACTGGCGGTGCGGGACAATGGCTCCGGGATCGCGGCTGAGCACATTCCCCATGTGTTTGAACGGTTCTACCGCAGCGATTCTTCGCGCACACGCAAATACGGCGGCTCGGGGCTCGGGCTGTCTATTACCAAATCCATTGTGGATGCCCATCACGGCGGTATCCGTGTCGAGAGCCGTCCCGGCGAAGGCACCACCTTCAGGGTTACCCTTCCCCGTTCAGTTGAGTAG